The following are encoded together in the Drosophila sechellia strain sech25 chromosome 3R, ASM438219v1, whole genome shotgun sequence genome:
- the LOC6614137 gene encoding Golgi-associated plant pathogenesis-related protein 1: MRLIRILVIMFLVAISEFDRNFAINYDNAGIVLREINKRRNRHGVPKLKLDNVLSNECQSYAWKLSKSATLNYSDPTNKDYTESICKFEVKRGALSRCVKNWYRGRKLDILDPKAKDFTAMIWRSSVSLGYGDANINSLQGVFVVRYTPPGNVKGLYKDNVPPRKRKLKKKKKQNKRKEDCASRPDNRCVLLLSILFLVSTNWQN; encoded by the exons ATGCGTTTAATAAGGATTCTAGTGATTATGTTTTTGGTAGCAATAAGCGAG TTCGATCGGAACTTTGCCATAAACTATGACAATGCCGGAATTGTTCTAAGGGAAATAAACAAGAGAAGAAATCGCCATGGCGTCCCAAAATTGAAATTGGACAACGTACTCAGTAACGAATGCCAAAGTTATGCTTGG AAACTGTCCAAGTCGGCGACTCTTAACTATTCGGATCCCACTAACAAGGATTATACAGAAAGCATCTGCAAATTTGAAGTAAAGAGGGGAGCACTGTCGAGATGTGTCAAAAACTGGTATAGAGGAAGGAAATTGGATATCTTAGACCCCAAGGCTAAAGATTTCACTGCCATGATTTGGAGGTCGTCCGTTTCCTTGGGCTATGGCGACGCAAACATAAA TTCTCTGCAAGGGGTTTTCGTGGTCAGATACACTCCACCTGGAAATGTGAAAGGATTGTACAAGGACAATGTTCCTCCCAGGAAGagaaaactaaagaaaaaaaagaaacaaaacaaacgaaaaga AGACTGTGCCAGTCGTCCGGATAATCGATGTGTCTTATTGTTGTCCATTCTTTTCTTGGTGTCTACTAATTGGCAAAATTGA
- the LOC6614138 gene encoding argininosuccinate synthase, translating into MATETVILAYSGGLDTSCILKWLLDKQYEVICVLADVGQKEDFTAAEKKALKIGAKKVIVADVKQSFVEDYIWPAVQMGLVYEERYLLGTSLARPCISVALIEVAREYGAKYLAHGATGKGNDQVRFELCAYALKPDLKIIAPWRDVKFCCQFQGRQDLIAYAQQHGIEVSAKPATPWSTDANILHISYESGILEDPNTVAPENLYQMTVDPMTRAPCNPIRLVIQFDRGLPSSVEDLAGRRVYTKPLEMLDFLNRLGGFYGIGRIDIVENRFVGLKSRGVYETPGGTILFAAHQDLEVFALDREVLRTKQVLRDRMADYVYNGFWFSPEAIYARKCIELAEQRVSGKVTVELAPGYCRAVARKASNNVGALYNEQLVSMDVHGGYVPQDAGGFIAINAVRIREHVRAFGAYEVPTKKN; encoded by the exons ATGGCTACGGAAACCGTAATTTTAGCTTACTCCGGTGGCCTGGACACTAGTTGCATCCTCAAGTGGTTGCTGGACAAGCAGTATGAGGTCATTTGCGTCCTGGCCGATGTAGGCCAGAAGGAAGATTTCACCGCCGCCGAGAAGAAGGCCCTTAAGATTGGCGCAAAAAAG GTTATCGTGGCCGATGTCAAGCAGTCCTTCGTGGAGGACTATATCTGGCCGGCCGTACAAATGGGTCTGGTGTACGAGGAGCGCTATCTGCTGGGCACTTCTCTGGCCAGGCCCTGCATCAGTGTAGCCCTGATAGAGGTCGCCCGCGAGTATGGAGCCAAGTACCTGGCCCACGGAGCCACCGGAAAGGGAAACGACCAGGTGCGCTTCGAGTTGTGCGCCTACGCCCTCAAACCGGATCTAAAG ATAATCGCTCCCTGGAGGGATGTAAAATTCTGCTGCCAGTTTCAAGGTCGACAGGACCTCATTGCCTATGCCCAGCAACACGGCATCGAGGTGAGCGCCAAGCCAGCCACTCCCTGGAGCACCGATGCCAACATCCTGCACATCAGCTACGAGTCCGGAATACTCGAAGATCCCAACACAGTAGCTCCGGAAAATCTCTACCAGATGACAGTCGATCCCATGACTAGGGCTCCGTGTAATCCGATTCGCTTGGTCATTCAATTCGATCGGGGACTGCCCAGCAGTGTGGAGGATTTGGCCGGCAGACGAGTCTACACCAAACCCCTGGAGATGCTAGATTTCCTCAATAGGCTTGGCGGATTCTATGGCATTGGGCGGATTGACATCGTGGAAAATCGCTTTGTGGGACTGAAGTCACGGGGGGTGTACGAGACGCCTGGAGGCACCATCCTCTTTGCTGCTCACCAGGACCTCGAGGTGTTTGCTTTGGACCGCGAAGTACTCCGCACCAAGCAGGTTCTGCGGGATCGCATGGCCGACTACGTGTACAATGGCTTCTGGTTCAGTCCCGAGGCAATTTATGCCCGTAAATGCATCGAGTTGGCCGAGCAGCGGGTCTCCGGAAAGGTCACCGTGGAACTGGCTCCTGGCTATTGCCGTGCCGTCGCCCGGAAGGCGTCGAATAATGTGGGAGCTCTTTACAACGAACAGCTCGTATCTATGGACGTCCACGGTGGCTATGTGCCTCAGGATGCCGGTGGATTTATCGCCATCAATGCGGTCCGAATCAGGGAACATGTCCGAGCGTTCGGTGCCTACGAAGTGCCAACGAAGAAAAACTGA